A genomic stretch from bacterium includes:
- a CDS encoding fibronectin type III domain-containing protein encodes MPQLLSFYRLSVTRIVSVVLLFVLIALAQPVAASVTGLVTDSLTSNTVSGAWVYFSATDSAQTDTNGSYSFPNLGGGTYSCLIRKIGYVNYRQSVTLVTGTNTVSFTLAPLTAPLNPVGWWNFDNTANLTQAMTGRDFTLVGTNQAIAGPATGNGAVNIGVGSYYRCFHDIPANGGGTWVNEYSIVIDFRVPSVGQWYTFFQTNYANTNDGEAFVNPNGTIGVAATGYSSYAISPNEWYRLIISADLGTSYKYYLDGQLLQDGGVQTVDGRFAIYPYANQNQVLFFADENQEDNPIDVAQVMFYNRPLNATEAIAIGGFGHTVVNPALIMTPYLQTPTPNAISIGWHSSVSNNTIVEYGTTAALGQSATGSAQTIGSMLWHNVRLTGLTPNTTYYYRCRTDTATTAVTTFRTPPPNGSRDGHLRFMLTSDSQSNIAQSTRGANAMRETLLQLYGANYADSVSLVMHSGDIVGNGLSYGTFQTEYFVPFRQLNQSIPFMVSIGNHETESPAYYNYMEYDPFAGYEGERYYSFQLGRVLFIALNSNTQGNTQLTWLTNRLATAQADTSIDMIFVSTHHPGHSEIWPDGNTNWTLNSVIPLLENTPKAMMISNGHSHNYERGLRDAGNLRTLLCGGAGGALDRWRMYTNQTDYPEIQRSLDYYNYVLVDVDLANNSYQATTYSLGNSNVPLNNVVVDRWHFSRNGTPPATPQAIAPSGGFGGAVTLMASAFSGSDSIQCSQFQLTSIMGNYSTPLVNSLRHYENIYNDTGAPEYQPIDRNAGIDLSQLARVDSLLTPNTTYWWRVRYRDRNLKWSEWSEEQSFNWFGAGTEEETLAVPQEWLAQNYPNPFNATTTISYSIKQPGTVHFAVYDMNGRMVEQRSERKAVAGLHTFAFDGHKLASGVYHYQIECNGFTATRRMIFVK; translated from the coding sequence ATGCCGCAGTTGTTATCGTTCTATCGTCTCTCAGTCACACGAATCGTTTCCGTTGTATTGCTTTTCGTTCTCATTGCATTGGCGCAACCCGTCGCCGCCAGCGTAACCGGACTCGTTACCGACTCCCTTACCAGCAATACGGTGTCCGGCGCTTGGGTTTATTTTAGCGCGACTGATTCCGCGCAAACCGATACCAACGGTTCCTACAGTTTTCCCAATCTTGGAGGCGGCACCTATTCCTGCCTCATCCGAAAAATCGGATACGTGAATTACCGACAGTCGGTTACTTTAGTCACTGGAACAAACACGGTGAGTTTCACATTGGCTCCGCTCACCGCACCGCTCAATCCCGTCGGTTGGTGGAACTTCGACAATACGGCGAATTTGACGCAAGCGATGACGGGACGCGACTTTACTTTAGTCGGAACCAATCAAGCCATCGCTGGACCTGCCACAGGAAATGGCGCGGTCAATATCGGGGTCGGGAGTTACTACCGTTGCTTCCACGACATTCCCGCAAATGGCGGCGGCACTTGGGTCAACGAATATTCTATCGTTATCGATTTTCGCGTTCCTTCGGTTGGACAGTGGTACACTTTTTTCCAAACGAATTATGCTAACACCAATGACGGGGAAGCGTTTGTCAACCCCAACGGCACCATCGGCGTTGCGGCTACCGGCTATTCCTCGTATGCGATTTCTCCAAATGAGTGGTATCGGCTAATTATCTCCGCCGATTTAGGTACGAGTTATAAATACTATTTAGACGGACAGCTCCTGCAAGATGGCGGCGTGCAAACGGTCGATGGACGGTTTGCAATTTATCCCTATGCCAATCAAAATCAGGTGTTGTTTTTTGCCGATGAGAATCAGGAAGACAACCCAATCGATGTCGCACAAGTGATGTTTTACAACCGCCCGCTCAATGCGACCGAAGCGATTGCCATCGGCGGTTTTGGACACACCGTTGTTAACCCCGCCCTCATCATGACACCGTATTTGCAAACGCCGACTCCGAATGCGATTTCGATTGGTTGGCACTCAAGTGTCTCGAATAACACCATTGTCGAGTATGGCACGACTGCCGCATTAGGGCAAAGCGCAACCGGTAGCGCGCAAACCATCGGCAGTATGCTCTGGCATAATGTCCGGCTAACGGGATTAACACCAAACACGACCTACTACTATCGCTGCCGTACCGATACCGCGACCACCGCTGTTACGACGTTTCGCACACCACCACCCAACGGTTCACGCGATGGTCACCTCCGGTTTATGCTCACCAGCGATTCGCAATCGAACATCGCGCAGAGTACTCGTGGCGCTAATGCGATGCGGGAGACGCTACTGCAGTTATATGGGGCAAACTACGCCGATAGCGTGAGTCTCGTGATGCATAGCGGGGACATTGTCGGCAATGGTTTGAGTTACGGGACGTTCCAGACCGAGTATTTTGTTCCGTTCAGGCAACTCAATCAATCGATTCCGTTCATGGTGTCAATCGGAAATCATGAAACCGAGTCCCCGGCTTACTACAACTATATGGAGTATGATCCATTCGCCGGCTACGAGGGGGAGCGGTACTATTCGTTCCAATTAGGACGAGTATTGTTTATTGCGCTCAATAGCAATACGCAAGGGAATACGCAACTCACGTGGCTCACCAATCGCTTGGCGACGGCGCAAGCCGATACCTCCATCGATATGATTTTTGTTTCGACTCATCACCCCGGACATAGTGAAATTTGGCCCGATGGCAATACGAATTGGACATTGAATTCGGTGATTCCCTTACTGGAAAACACCCCGAAAGCGATGATGATCTCGAATGGTCATTCGCATAATTACGAACGGGGACTGCGTGATGCGGGAAACCTGCGGACGTTGCTCTGCGGCGGCGCGGGCGGCGCGCTCGACCGGTGGCGGATGTACACCAACCAAACCGATTATCCGGAAATCCAGCGTTCGCTCGATTACTACAATTATGTCTTGGTCGATGTCGATCTCGCCAACAATTCGTATCAGGCAACGACCTATAGTTTAGGTAACAGTAATGTTCCGTTGAATAACGTGGTGGTCGACCGTTGGCATTTTTCCCGTAATGGAACACCACCGGCAACACCGCAAGCGATTGCGCCGAGTGGCGGTTTTGGCGGTGCGGTTACGCTAATGGCATCGGCATTTTCCGGCAGCGACTCGATTCAGTGTTCGCAATTCCAACTCACTTCTATCATGGGAAATTATTCGACGCCGCTAGTGAATTCACTACGACACTACGAGAATATTTACAACGATACCGGAGCGCCGGAGTATCAACCAATCGACCGCAATGCCGGGATCGATTTGTCACAATTGGCACGGGTGGACTCGCTCTTAACGCCGAACACAACCTATTGGTGGCGTGTACGTTATCGCGACCGCAATCTTAAATGGTCAGAGTGGTCGGAGGAGCAGTCTTTCAATTGGTTTGGTGCGGGAACCGAAGAGGAAACCTTAGCGGTGCCGCAGGAGTGGCTCGCGCAAAATTATCCCAATCCGTTTAATGCGACCACAACGATTTCCTATTCGATTAAACAGCCGGGCACCGTTCATTTTGCAGTCTACGATATGAATGGGCGGATGGTCGAACAGCGTTCCGAACGCAAGGCGGTGGCGGGACTACACACGTTTGCTTTTGATGGTCATAAACTCGCATCGGGGGTCTATCACTACCAAATCGAATGCAACGGTTTTACTGCAACCCGCCGCATGATTTTCGTGAAGTAG